Proteins found in one Methanobrevibacter sp. genomic segment:
- a CDS encoding MFS transporter: MTSKTLDTKTRNLILLLFLIGVFMGSLDTGIIGPVLPSIEQTFNLTSRESSWIFTLFVITFMIGSPVLAKFSDFYGRKKIFILDVVLFGIGSSLIAFSPNIEAIFLGRIIQGFGCGGLFPVAGAFVGDAFPLKERGKALGILGSVFGISAIGGPLVGAALIPFGWHWCFTINIPISIFLIVFAYYILPGNEDDRKMKIDYVGIVILSLLAICLAYGLNQIDSSNFLNSLLSFNVLPFLVIFIILLPIFIKIEINATESIIPIHMLKNSEIAIACIETLCYGIIYSSVIFVPSLVILSMGLTNQFASLMLIPILGANAVAAPILGKILDSTGSRKIMMVGTLILAIGLIVISIYPGNLILFIISGLLVGVGLVTIIGAPLRYIVLCEAKPYERGAGQAIVNMLSSAGQLIGGALIGGVIASFSGILGYTISLILASAIALIAFIFTLRLKNRDEQIATMKANQ; this comes from the coding sequence ATGACATCAAAAACATTAGATACAAAAACACGAAACCTGATACTTCTATTATTTTTAATAGGTGTATTTATGGGCTCACTTGACACAGGAATAATAGGTCCTGTGCTGCCATCAATTGAACAGACATTCAACTTAACCAGCAGAGAATCCAGTTGGATATTCACATTATTTGTAATCACGTTCATGATCGGATCACCTGTACTGGCCAAATTTTCTGATTTTTACGGTAGAAAAAAGATTTTCATACTGGATGTGGTGCTTTTTGGTATCGGATCATCTTTAATTGCATTTTCACCTAACATAGAAGCAATATTTCTTGGAAGAATCATTCAAGGATTCGGTTGTGGAGGATTATTTCCTGTAGCCGGAGCATTTGTAGGAGATGCATTCCCATTAAAAGAAAGAGGAAAAGCATTGGGAATACTTGGAAGCGTATTTGGAATATCTGCTATTGGAGGACCATTGGTTGGTGCTGCATTAATACCATTCGGTTGGCATTGGTGCTTTACAATCAATATTCCGATAAGCATATTCCTTATAGTATTTGCATACTACATCCTTCCGGGCAATGAAGATGACAGAAAAATGAAAATAGACTATGTTGGAATCGTTATTTTGAGTCTGCTTGCAATATGTCTGGCATATGGCTTAAACCAAATTGACTCAAGTAATTTCCTAAACAGCCTGCTGTCATTTAACGTGTTGCCTTTCCTGGTAATATTCATAATATTGCTTCCGATATTCATTAAAATAGAAATAAATGCAACTGAATCGATCATACCTATACACATGTTGAAAAACAGTGAAATAGCCATTGCATGCATTGAAACTTTATGTTATGGCATAATCTATTCATCTGTTATTTTTGTCCCGTCATTGGTAATCCTATCAATGGGATTGACTAATCAATTTGCCAGTCTGATGCTGATTCCTATTTTAGGGGCAAATGCTGTTGCAGCACCAATTCTCGGTAAAATCCTTGACTCAACAGGATCACGTAAAATCATGATGGTTGGAACATTGATATTGGCAATTGGTTTGATTGTTATTTCAATATATCCAGGTAATTTAATTTTATTTATCATTTCCGGTCTTTTGGTCGGTGTTGGTCTTGTAACCATTATTGGAGCACCATTAAGATATATTGTCCTATGTGAAGCAAAACCTTATGAAAGAGGTGCAGGTCAGGCCATCGTCAATATGCTTTCAAGTGCCGGTCAGCTTATAGGCGGAGCGTTGATTGGAGGAGTGATTGCATCATTTTCAGGCATATTGGGATATACTATTAGCCTGATTTTAGCTTCCGCAATTGCATTAATTGCATTCATATTCACTTTAAGGCTAAAAAATCGTGATGAGCAGATTGCAACCATGAAAGCTAATCAATAA
- a CDS encoding sodium:alanine symporter family protein, which produces MIDIVYILNQIDGVLYFPILIIVMAVAGLYFTLKTRGVQIRLFVESLRILFEPSGDESSVSSLQAMLVSTASRVGTGNIIGVSTAICLGGPGAVFWMWLMCIIGASSAFIESTLAQIFKRMDNDGNFYGGPAYYIEQGLKKPKIAALFCICLIATYALGFNLLCSYNLQSTFMDYSFYNPATTPMIIGAILAIITGYCLLGGGKRIIKVTNTIVPLMGVSYVIVSLIVILVNYYNIPAMFALIFQNAFDFQSIFAGFAGSCIVYGIKRGLFSNEAGVGSAPNASASATVSHPAKQGLVQTLSVYIDTLLLCTATALMCLSTGVARNAAVSGAPYVQSAIGSVFGTAGPIFITVAMVLFAFTTLLGNLYYVDNALIYLNRKNKPSKRFMNIFYVAAAFIVFIGAIIPMDAAWAMADITMGLMTLINLPACVSLGRIAVDCLKDYEKQKKEGKDPIFDATDIDIDTKMLDTWY; this is translated from the coding sequence ATGATAGATATAGTTTATATATTGAATCAAATTGATGGAGTATTGTACTTTCCAATATTGATTATTGTCATGGCAGTGGCAGGATTGTATTTTACTCTAAAAACCAGAGGAGTGCAAATCAGACTGTTCGTTGAATCTTTAAGGATACTCTTTGAACCTTCAGGTGATGAAAGTTCTGTATCATCCCTGCAGGCAATGCTTGTATCTACCGCTTCAAGGGTTGGAACCGGCAACATTATAGGTGTTTCAACTGCAATATGTCTAGGTGGACCTGGAGCAGTATTCTGGATGTGGCTTATGTGTATAATAGGTGCATCTTCAGCATTCATTGAAAGTACTCTTGCACAGATTTTCAAAAGAATGGATAATGACGGAAACTTTTACGGAGGACCTGCATACTATATTGAACAGGGCTTGAAAAAACCTAAAATCGCAGCACTGTTCTGCATATGTTTAATTGCTACATATGCATTGGGTTTCAATTTACTGTGCTCATATAATCTGCAGTCAACCTTTATGGATTATTCATTCTACAATCCTGCAACCACCCCGATGATTATAGGTGCGATACTGGCCATAATAACCGGATATTGTTTGCTTGGAGGAGGTAAAAGAATAATTAAGGTGACAAATACCATTGTGCCATTAATGGGTGTTTCTTATGTTATTGTATCATTAATCGTCATCCTTGTAAACTATTATAACATTCCGGCAATGTTTGCTTTGATTTTCCAGAATGCATTTGATTTCCAATCAATCTTTGCAGGGTTTGCAGGTTCATGTATAGTATATGGAATAAAAAGAGGACTGTTCTCAAATGAGGCAGGTGTGGGATCTGCTCCAAATGCATCCGCATCAGCGACAGTTTCACATCCTGCAAAACAGGGATTGGTACAGACATTATCTGTATATATTGACACATTGCTTTTATGTACTGCAACTGCACTGATGTGTTTGTCAACAGGCGTTGCAAGAAATGCTGCCGTTTCAGGAGCCCCATATGTGCAAAGTGCAATCGGAAGTGTTTTCGGCACTGCAGGACCAATATTCATAACAGTTGCAATGGTGCTTTTTGCATTCACCACGTTGCTTGGAAACCTATACTATGTGGATAATGCTTTAATCTATTTAAATCGCAAAAACAAGCCTTCAAAAAGATTCATGAATATATTCTATGTCGCAGCTGCTTTCATAGTTTTTATTGGAGCCATTATTCCAATGGATGCCGCATGGGCAATGGCAGACATTACAATGGGTCTGATGACACTGATAAATCTTCCTGCATGTGTTTCATTGGGCAGGATTGCTGTTGACTGTCTTAAAGATTATGAAAAGCAGAAAAAAGAGGGAAAAGATCCGATATTTGATGCAACGGATATTGATATTGACACGAAAATGTTGGATACATGGTATTAG
- a CDS encoding histidine kinase dimerization/phosphoacceptor domain -containing protein, whose protein sequence is MRVEKEYRHLEGIDEIRIFNASRKDFYNPTPKEFDVEDLPLQELINNIPVEIHSLVPLDEEKDFIIQNVGKFTLNKYNCTQNDVKGRRLSKLSPLFYEILYDELVDVYENHSIKKIRFVYYSKNKLSKLSNAKIVYDKGRIFVTTNNIDTKISSRADLEYRNFDEDKNDIMESFSQTGSCYNVNGKYTWSQGIYNIINRAKEDADDYYNIVFDLVIPEDKHIVNKIFEITNKETAQFEEIIRIKTKDGILKRIHISINSYYDESGIIVRQGLMNDITHYVNDELTKPVDFLLDGFKNSTKLALLMEPLNAKQYKFSKGFYSLVEMEPPKYYHSRDILNNIVEEEAVQKINKLINGELDNIDDTISYYVNGDPNNKKVVDLYIERFEHGNEIHSLGFLTDITEEWRKQEQLIASNDDRLILIKEIHHRVKNNLQVLNSFLNLEKRAYRNNPDLIIEHMQTRLTSLALLHEKTYNSQDFKNISLKDYLTDHDRQTTNVVDSPKHINFETIVDDDLNLSIEVITPLLLIIDEITMNAVKYAFPDKSSTDNRITKSIKSLDNDTAELIIKDNGVGLKDVNNITANLGCEIIKSLTKQLGGKISLMELEKGTGYRLVFPKVMEHTIE, encoded by the coding sequence ATGAGAGTGGAAAAAGAATATAGGCATTTGGAAGGAATTGACGAAATTCGCATTTTTAATGCAAGCCGAAAAGATTTTTATAATCCAACACCTAAGGAATTTGATGTGGAAGACCTTCCGCTTCAAGAACTGATAAATAACATCCCTGTTGAAATCCATTCACTGGTTCCATTGGATGAAGAAAAAGATTTTATCATTCAAAATGTGGGCAAATTCACTCTCAACAAATATAATTGTACACAAAATGATGTTAAAGGCAGACGGTTAAGCAAACTGTCACCGTTATTTTACGAAATTCTTTATGATGAATTGGTCGATGTGTATGAAAATCATTCAATTAAAAAGATAAGATTTGTATATTATTCTAAAAACAAGTTATCAAAGCTAAGCAATGCCAAAATCGTTTATGACAAAGGCAGAATCTTTGTAACAACAAACAATATCGACACAAAAATAAGCAGCCGTGCTGATTTGGAATATAGAAACTTTGATGAAGATAAAAACGACATCATGGAAAGTTTTTCACAAACCGGCAGTTGCTACAATGTCAACGGAAAATACACCTGGTCACAGGGAATATACAATATCATAAACCGTGCAAAAGAGGATGCAGACGATTATTACAATATAGTCTTTGATTTGGTAATACCTGAAGACAAACACATTGTCAATAAAATTTTTGAAATTACAAATAAGGAAACAGCACAGTTTGAGGAAATCATCCGCATTAAAACAAAAGACGGAATCTTAAAAAGAATCCACATAAGCATCAATTCATATTATGATGAAAGTGGAATCATTGTCCGTCAGGGCCTCATGAACGACATAACACATTATGTAAATGATGAGCTTACCAAACCTGTTGACTTTCTTTTGGACGGATTTAAAAACAGCACAAAACTGGCTTTGCTTATGGAACCTCTAAATGCCAAACAATACAAATTCTCCAAAGGATTTTACAGTCTTGTTGAGATGGAACCTCCAAAATATTATCATTCAAGAGATATTTTAAACAATATTGTAGAGGAGGAAGCAGTTCAAAAAATCAATAAGTTAATTAATGGTGAATTGGACAATATTGATGATACAATCAGTTATTACGTTAACGGAGATCCCAACAATAAGAAAGTGGTTGACCTCTACATTGAACGATTTGAACACGGCAATGAAATTCACAGTCTTGGATTTCTAACAGACATTACTGAAGAATGGCGCAAACAGGAACAGCTGATTGCATCAAATGATGACAGGCTGATTCTGATTAAGGAGATTCACCACAGGGTGAAAAATAACCTGCAGGTTTTAAACAGTTTTTTAAACCTTGAAAAAAGAGCATATAGAAATAATCCTGATTTGATAATCGAGCATATGCAGACACGTCTAACATCACTTGCACTGCTTCATGAAAAGACATACAACTCACAGGATTTCAAAAACATCAGCTTAAAAGACTATCTGACAGATCATGACAGACAGACTACAAATGTGGTCGATTCACCTAAACATATCAATTTTGAAACCATTGTGGATGATGATTTGAACCTGTCAATTGAAGTTATTACACCACTACTTCTGATAATTGACGAGATAACAATGAATGCCGTTAAATATGCTTTTCCAGACAAGTCATCAACTGACAACAGGATTACAAAATCAATTAAAAGCCTGGACAATGATACTGCAGAACTGATTATAAAAGATAACGGTGTAGGCCTAAAAGATGTAAATAATATTACTGCAAATTTAGGTTGTGAAATCATCAAAAGCTTAACCAAGCAGTTAGGCGGAAAAATCAGTTTAATGGAACTTGAAAAGGGAACCGGATACAGATTAGTATTTCCAAAGGTAATGGAGCACACCATTGAATAA